One genomic region from Deltaproteobacteria bacterium encodes:
- a CDS encoding F0F1 ATP synthase subunit epsilon — MAEQIKLEVVTPDSMVLSEDVDIVVATATEGEFGVLPGHIPFLTTLQPGELRYRQGTSMYYMAISEGFAEVSWNKVTILAETAEHGREIDLERAMKARERAQKRLEQARQDEKVDYARSEAALRRALMRIKVAEKQKGV; from the coding sequence ATGGCCGAACAGATAAAACTGGAAGTAGTTACCCCGGACAGTATGGTCCTCAGCGAGGATGTGGATATCGTAGTCGCCACTGCGACCGAAGGCGAATTTGGCGTGCTGCCCGGTCATATTCCTTTTCTGACCACCTTGCAGCCCGGGGAACTCAGGTACCGTCAGGGGACGAGTATGTATTACATGGCCATCAGTGAAGGGTTCGCCGAGGTCTCTTGGAACAAGGTTACCATCCTGGCCGAAACGGCTGAACATGGGCGGGAGATTGACCTGGAGCGGGCCATGAAGGCCCGGGAGCGGGCCCAGAAGCGACTGGAGCAGGCCCGGCAGGACGAAAAGGTTGATTATGCCCGCAGTGAGGCGGCCTTGAGGCGCGCCCTCATGCGAATCAAGGTGGCGGAAAAACAGAAAGGCGTTTAA
- the dksA gene encoding RNA polymerase-binding protein DksA, translated as MDQKKLTHYKKLLNNRVAELLGQANATVMDMTDAGENFPDPADRASMESDRNFTLRLRDRERKLINKIQEALQRIEDGTFGICESCGEEIDAKRLEARPVTTLCINCKTSQEQTEKSSGL; from the coding sequence TTGGATCAAAAGAAACTTACACACTACAAAAAGCTGTTAAACAATCGCGTTGCAGAGCTTCTGGGACAGGCTAACGCGACCGTTATGGATATGACTGATGCTGGGGAGAATTTCCCTGACCCAGCCGATCGGGCCTCGATGGAGTCTGACCGCAACTTCACATTACGCCTTCGTGACCGTGAGCGTAAGCTGATCAATAAGATTCAGGAAGCCCTTCAGCGAATCGAAGACGGGACATTCGGGATCTGTGAAAGCTGCGGTGAAGAAATAGACGCCAAACGGTTGGAGGCCCGTCCGGTAACCACCTTATGCATCAACTGCAAGACCAGTCAGGAGCAGACTGAAAAATCCAGCGGGCTTTAA
- the malT gene encoding HTH-type transcriptional regulator MalT — MSFTASKTRMAEGLAKWEPLIATKFFIPRARPDLVQRPRLIEHLNEGLKRKLTIVAATAGSGKTTLLSAWCDSALGARIPAAWLSLDEDDNDPTRFWAYLIRSLGTIKEGVDEHPLSLLVSPNPPPIESVVTALINELAGITLDFMLILDDYHVIKAQPIHEAITFMIDHQPPQMHLVISSRSEPPLPLARLRGSAQLSELGAADLRFTRDEAASFLKQIMGLNLSPGQVAALENRTEGWIAGLQMAALSMQGLKDISGYIKTFAGDDRGIMDYIIEEILLKQPEEVQGFLIKTSILHRLTALLCNAITGRTDGQEMLEELERTNLFITSLDNKRHWYRYHRLFVDTLHHRLERLKPELIPELHHRASVWYESNNLPDEALGHALAGGDYERLIHLLEQTGWPMLMQGEVSLLLECLDALPNEMIRSRPRLSIFYAWALLRGIRFEDVESRLDDAEQRLSLNDTEDKAPESAKPQVRDMLGTVAALRASLAANTGDVPRSIELSRQALEYLSEDNLVLRGVVARNLGDAYQGEDDLAAAIEAQTEAIAISQAAGDTFEAVFATSRLGRLHEIQGHLHQAAKAYRQALQIAGKHDGPPTPIAALAHMGLGEVLREWNDLDDALHHQTRAIELYEKWGRPILLPDSYAYLARVKYAQGDIRGSLIALEEAKRIAQENHFTQTISRISGIQARLWVRMGNLDAATTWMHESGMSLDDDFNHVPFRTLQLTYLSLARLLLARNETDKALDLLERLLQAAETSGRTGGLIEVLVCKSLASQKLNEKAQAVSTLQRALSLGEPEGFIRSFVTEGPPMAILLTATLNEQCELPGESLYKVSADYINKLILALEIVGQRLPPKIDFDYPLVEPLSEREFEVLKLLAAGLSNREIAQRLYVAVNTIKTHIRNIYGKLDVRSRTQAIAQAKKLNLLR, encoded by the coding sequence ATGTCTTTTACAGCCTCAAAAACAAGAATGGCCGAGGGCCTGGCCAAATGGGAACCATTAATAGCCACGAAGTTTTTCATTCCACGTGCACGGCCTGATCTGGTTCAACGCCCACGCCTGATCGAACATCTGAACGAGGGGTTGAAGCGTAAGCTGACCATCGTTGCCGCCACAGCTGGTTCTGGTAAAACTACTCTCCTGAGCGCCTGGTGTGACTCCGCATTAGGCGCCAGGATACCTGCGGCCTGGCTTTCCCTGGATGAAGATGATAATGATCCGACCCGCTTTTGGGCCTACCTCATCCGATCACTTGGCACAATCAAAGAAGGAGTGGATGAACACCCACTTTCCTTGCTCGTTTCACCCAATCCGCCGCCGATCGAATCAGTGGTTACAGCCCTCATTAATGAACTCGCTGGCATAACACTGGATTTTATGCTCATCCTCGACGATTACCATGTCATTAAGGCCCAGCCTATCCATGAGGCTATCACCTTCATGATTGACCATCAGCCGCCGCAGATGCATCTGGTCATTTCCAGCCGTTCCGAACCGCCTCTGCCTTTAGCGCGTCTGCGAGGCAGTGCTCAATTGAGCGAACTAGGGGCGGCTGATTTGCGGTTCACCCGGGATGAAGCTGCCTCCTTCCTTAAACAGATCATGGGCCTCAATCTTTCACCAGGCCAGGTGGCCGCCCTGGAAAACCGAACCGAAGGCTGGATTGCCGGGCTTCAAATGGCCGCGCTTTCCATGCAGGGACTCAAAGATATCTCAGGCTACATCAAGACTTTTGCCGGTGATGACCGCGGTATAATGGATTACATCATCGAAGAAATTCTCCTGAAACAGCCTGAGGAAGTTCAGGGCTTTCTGATAAAAACCTCCATCCTCCACCGCTTGACCGCCCTGCTTTGCAATGCGATAACCGGCCGAACCGACGGTCAGGAAATGCTGGAGGAGCTGGAGCGAACCAATCTATTCATTACCAGCCTGGATAATAAAAGGCATTGGTACCGCTATCACCGGCTCTTTGTGGACACCTTGCACCATCGCCTTGAACGATTGAAGCCAGAGCTGATTCCAGAGTTGCACCATCGCGCCTCTGTTTGGTATGAAAGCAACAATCTACCAGACGAGGCCTTGGGGCACGCATTAGCAGGAGGGGATTACGAGCGGCTGATTCATCTCTTGGAACAGACCGGGTGGCCGATGTTAATGCAGGGGGAGGTGAGTCTGCTACTGGAATGTCTGGACGCCCTGCCCAATGAAATGATCCGCTCCCGGCCCAGACTTAGTATCTTTTATGCCTGGGCTCTCTTGCGCGGCATCCGTTTTGAGGATGTCGAATCACGGCTCGATGATGCTGAACAAAGGCTGAGTCTAAATGACACTGAGGATAAAGCCCCTGAGAGCGCCAAGCCGCAGGTGCGCGATATGCTGGGTACAGTGGCAGCACTCAGAGCCAGTCTCGCAGCCAATACAGGCGATGTGCCTCGATCCATTGAACTCTCCCGTCAGGCCCTCGAATACCTGTCTGAAGACAACCTGGTTTTACGCGGGGTTGTGGCTCGCAATCTGGGAGATGCTTACCAAGGGGAAGACGACCTAGCCGCGGCGATCGAAGCTCAAACCGAGGCCATTGCCATCAGTCAAGCCGCGGGGGATACTTTTGAAGCAGTGTTTGCCACGAGCAGACTTGGCCGGCTGCATGAGATTCAAGGCCATCTCCATCAGGCGGCGAAAGCCTACCGGCAGGCCTTGCAAATCGCAGGGAAGCATGACGGGCCGCCAACGCCCATAGCTGCTCTGGCTCACATGGGTCTGGGCGAGGTGCTGCGCGAATGGAACGATCTGGATGACGCCTTGCACCACCAGACAAGGGCCATCGAGCTGTATGAAAAATGGGGAAGACCGATACTCCTTCCAGATAGCTATGCCTATCTTGCACGGGTAAAGTATGCTCAAGGGGACATACGCGGTTCACTGATCGCCCTTGAAGAGGCGAAACGAATTGCACAAGAAAACCACTTCACCCAAACCATCTCCCGAATCTCAGGGATACAGGCTCGGCTTTGGGTCCGGATGGGAAACCTGGATGCGGCCACAACCTGGATGCACGAGTCCGGGATGAGCCTGGATGATGATTTCAACCATGTTCCCTTCAGGACCCTGCAGCTAACTTACCTTTCGCTGGCCAGGCTGCTTTTGGCGCGAAATGAAACTGACAAGGCCCTGGATTTACTTGAAAGGCTGCTTCAAGCCGCGGAAACATCCGGCCGGACGGGGGGGCTGATCGAAGTCCTGGTTTGCAAAAGCCTGGCTTCCCAAAAACTAAACGAAAAGGCTCAGGCCGTGAGCACTCTTCAGCGAGCGCTATCATTGGGTGAACCCGAAGGATTTATACGCAGCTTTGTGACGGAAGGTCCACCAATGGCTATCTTGTTAACCGCTACTCTTAATGAGCAATGTGAACTGCCAGGAGAATCTTTATATAAGGTTTCAGCCGATTATATCAACAAGCTTATCCTAGCCCTCGAAATTGTCGGCCAGCGCCTGCCACCTAAAATAGACTTTGATTACCCCCTTGTTGAACCCCTCAGTGAGCGGGAGTTTGAAGTGCTTAAACTGCTTGCAGCCGGATTATCGAATCGCGAGATAGCGCAAAGGCTGTACGTAGCTGTAAATACAATTAAAACACATATCCGCAATATCTACGGCAAACTTGACGTCCGCAGCCGGACCCAGGCCATTGCCCAGGCCAAGAAGTTGAACCTCCTCCGCTAG
- a CDS encoding NAD(P)H-dependent oxidoreductase, whose translation MIEILVIFHSQAGHTRKMAEAVARGAASIKRVKVTLKRAQEATLDDLLKCDGLALGSPEYFGYMAGMIKDFFDRTYNQARGKKEIFKKPYVVFISAGNDGTGALHQIERICLGYQLKKVYEPVLAKGEIKDEVLAKCEELGQVLAAGCEAGIY comes from the coding sequence ATTATAGAGATACTCGTTATCTTCCACTCGCAGGCAGGTCATACCCGGAAGATGGCCGAAGCGGTCGCGCGGGGCGCTGCTTCGATCAAGCGGGTAAAGGTTACCCTGAAAAGGGCTCAAGAGGCTACATTGGATGATCTTCTAAAATGTGACGGCCTGGCCCTGGGCTCACCGGAATACTTCGGCTACATGGCTGGCATGATTAAAGATTTTTTTGACCGTACATATAATCAAGCTCGAGGGAAAAAGGAAATCTTTAAAAAACCTTATGTGGTTTTCATCAGTGCGGGCAATGATGGGACAGGAGCCCTTCATCAGATTGAACGAATATGCTTGGGGTATCAGCTCAAGAAGGTATATGAACCCGTGCTAGCCAAGGGTGAAATCAAAGATGAGGTTCTGGCCAAATGTGAGGAACTGGGCCAGGTCCTTGCTGCCGGGTGTGAGGCTGGAATTTACTGA
- a CDS encoding integration host factor subunit beta produces MNKSQLIEELAMRQGLSLKVAEAVLNIFFGTIADGLIREERAEIRGFGSFKTKTYEGYQGRNPKSGQPIQVTPKKLPFFKVGKELRELVDYVPDE; encoded by the coding sequence ATGAACAAGTCTCAATTAATTGAGGAACTAGCCATGCGGCAGGGACTCAGCCTCAAGGTGGCAGAGGCAGTATTGAATATCTTTTTCGGAACCATCGCCGACGGTCTTATCAGAGAGGAAAGGGCTGAAATCAGGGGTTTTGGATCTTTTAAGACCAAGACTTATGAAGGTTATCAGGGCCGGAATCCTAAAAGTGGCCAACCGATTCAAGTCACGCCTAAGAAGCTGCCTTTCTTCAAGGTTGGCAAGGAATTGAGAGAACTGGTGGATTACGTGCCTGATGAATGA
- a CDS encoding anaerobic sulfatase maturase produces MKEFSLLIKPASADCNLRCEYCFYLDRAALYPQTKVHRMSDEVLEKMIASYMATDQEQYAFGWQGGEPTLMGLEFFERVTDFQQKFGRKGALVSNGLQTNATLLHDRFARHLSEYNFLVGVSLDGPAYIHDHYRKKRNGQASHAQVLRGIRCLEANEVEFNILVLVNNLNVKKPAEVYDYLCQNGWLYHQYIPCVEFDETGQPLPFTITGEEWGDFLCAIFDEWVRSDIMRVSIRLFDSILTYLVENRRTICHMGRNCCQYYVVEYNGDIYPCDFFVEKDLKLGNVLTSPWDELHRAQTYLDFGAQKSNWNSVCSDCKYLKFCSGDCLKHRLHPGGDPRTLSWLCLGWKKFYTHALPTFKELAARIKLERRQARLHPPQPLPPSAFKNVGPNDPCPCGSGKKYKKCCMNKQAPLA; encoded by the coding sequence TTGAAAGAATTCTCTCTTCTGATCAAACCCGCCTCGGCTGACTGTAACCTCAGGTGCGAGTATTGTTTTTATCTCGATCGCGCCGCACTTTACCCTCAAACCAAGGTGCACCGGATGTCGGATGAGGTTCTGGAAAAGATGATTGCCAGCTATATGGCCACGGATCAGGAGCAATACGCTTTTGGCTGGCAAGGAGGCGAGCCCACCCTCATGGGCCTTGAATTCTTTGAACGCGTCACAGATTTTCAGCAGAAATTCGGACGAAAAGGGGCCCTGGTGTCAAACGGGCTCCAGACCAACGCCACCCTGCTCCATGACAGGTTCGCCAGGCACCTTTCGGAATACAATTTTTTAGTCGGCGTCAGCCTTGACGGCCCGGCCTACATCCATGACCATTACCGGAAGAAACGAAACGGTCAAGCATCCCACGCCCAGGTTCTACGCGGGATCAGATGCCTCGAAGCCAACGAGGTAGAGTTCAATATCCTGGTCCTGGTAAACAACCTCAATGTGAAAAAACCTGCGGAAGTCTATGATTACCTCTGCCAGAACGGATGGCTCTATCATCAGTACATCCCGTGCGTTGAATTTGACGAGACAGGGCAGCCGCTTCCCTTTACCATCACGGGCGAGGAATGGGGTGATTTTTTATGCGCCATCTTCGATGAATGGGTCAGATCGGATATCATGCGGGTCTCAATCCGCCTCTTTGATTCAATCCTGACCTATCTCGTGGAAAACAGGCGTACCATCTGCCATATGGGCCGGAACTGCTGCCAGTATTATGTGGTGGAGTATAATGGCGATATCTATCCCTGCGATTTTTTTGTCGAGAAAGATTTAAAGCTGGGCAATGTCTTGACCAGCCCCTGGGATGAACTTCACCGCGCCCAGACTTATCTGGATTTCGGGGCACAAAAATCGAATTGGAATTCAGTTTGCTCGGATTGTAAATATCTAAAATTCTGCTCAGGCGATTGCCTCAAGCACCGTCTTCATCCTGGAGGTGATCCTCGAACCTTAAGCTGGTTGTGCCTTGGCTGGAAAAAGTTTTATACCCATGCACTGCCTACCTTTAAAGAGCTAGCCGCAAGGATCAAGTTGGAAAGGAGGCAGGCCCGGTTACACCCGCCGCAGCCTCTCCCGCCTTCAGCTTTTAAAAACGTTGGTCCAAACGATCCCTGCCCATGCGGGAGTGGGAAGAAGTACAAGAAGTGCTGTATGAACAAACAGGCTCCTTTGGCCTGA
- a CDS encoding enoyl-CoA hydratase/isomerase family protein has protein sequence MEYQHIIYQHGKVARVTLNRPQCFNAQSWLLREEMEDAFNRAVADEEIGAIVLSGTGQHFSSGHDISTPEDVEYREAHGHARTDRLGRFNDMRAITLENTLRWRSLPKPTIAMVRGYCIYGGWIIASAMDIIFAAEDALFLPTHVQYFSVPWEIGPRKAKEVLFEHRFMTAWEAYDYGFVNRVYTEEKLEEETLAFAERVAENYLLDPFRIQMAKFSTNHMMDAMGYTAELEVSYNSYCTMMGLQVRELPPPQQGGLARTNIAKENLELTKPWLESIHKKA, from the coding sequence ATGGAATACCAGCATATTATTTACCAACATGGAAAGGTGGCCCGGGTGACACTCAATCGGCCGCAGTGTTTCAACGCTCAAAGCTGGCTGCTGCGGGAAGAGATGGAAGATGCTTTCAATCGCGCTGTGGCCGATGAAGAGATAGGGGCTATTGTTCTTTCGGGAACAGGTCAGCATTTCTCAAGCGGACACGACATAAGCACACCAGAAGATGTGGAATACCGTGAAGCTCATGGTCACGCCAGAACTGACCGGTTGGGGCGTTTTAACGATATGCGCGCCATTACTCTTGAAAACACCCTGCGCTGGCGCAGTCTGCCCAAGCCCACCATCGCCATGGTAAGGGGCTACTGCATCTATGGCGGCTGGATCATCGCTTCGGCCATGGACATTATATTCGCCGCCGAAGACGCCTTATTCCTGCCGACACACGTTCAATACTTTTCCGTTCCCTGGGAAATAGGACCGCGTAAGGCCAAGGAAGTCCTGTTTGAACACCGTTTTATGACCGCCTGGGAAGCCTATGATTATGGTTTCGTAAACCGGGTTTATACCGAGGAAAAGCTTGAGGAGGAGACACTTGCTTTTGCAGAGCGTGTGGCGGAGAATTACCTTCTTGACCCTTTTCGTATTCAGATGGCCAAATTTTCAACTAACCACATGATGGATGCAATGGGATATACGGCCGAACTGGAGGTCTCTTATAATAGCTATTGCACCATGATGGGTCTTCAAGTAAGAGAGTTGCCGCCTCCTCAGCAAGGAGGCCTAGCCCGAACGAACATCGCCAAGGAAAACCTCGAATTGACAAAACCCTGGCTTGAATCAATCCACAAGAAAGCTTGA
- a CDS encoding enoyl-CoA hydratase/isomerase family protein, producing the protein MKLEELTDILYEKDRGLAWITINRAERYNAFRGRTVDELIFCFKAAWADRSVGVIALTGAGDKAFCAGGDQKQRQETGDYGPTESGLFEVEMLHRLIRDVPKPVIAAVNGVAIGGGHVLHVLCDLTIAAEHARFGQAGPRVGSFDAGFGSAYLARILGDKRAREIWYLCRQYDAATMERWGLVNKVVPFPELRNEVRRWADEMLNMSPTALKVLKHSFNADTDAIAGIGTMSFDSLHLFVTTAEAEEGVKAFNEKRTPDFSRFR; encoded by the coding sequence ATGAAGCTGGAAGAGCTGACAGACATACTGTATGAAAAGGATCGCGGCCTGGCTTGGATCACGATCAACCGGGCTGAACGATACAACGCCTTCCGCGGCCGGACAGTGGACGAGCTGATTTTCTGCTTCAAGGCGGCGTGGGCTGACCGGAGTGTAGGAGTCATCGCTCTGACCGGTGCAGGCGATAAGGCCTTCTGCGCGGGTGGTGACCAGAAGCAGCGGCAGGAGACCGGAGACTATGGCCCGACTGAAAGCGGTCTCTTTGAAGTCGAGATGCTCCACCGCCTGATCCGCGACGTGCCGAAGCCCGTGATCGCAGCGGTGAACGGGGTGGCTATCGGAGGGGGCCACGTGCTCCATGTGCTCTGTGACCTCACCATCGCGGCGGAACATGCGCGTTTCGGGCAGGCCGGCCCGCGAGTAGGGTCCTTTGACGCCGGCTTTGGCAGCGCCTATCTGGCGCGTATCCTGGGCGACAAGCGCGCTCGAGAGATCTGGTATCTCTGCCGCCAGTATGATGCCGCCACCATGGAGCGCTGGGGCCTGGTCAATAAGGTCGTGCCATTCCCCGAACTGCGGAACGAGGTGCGGCGCTGGGCCGACGAGATGCTCAACATGAGCCCCACGGCCCTCAAGGTGCTCAAACACTCCTTCAACGCGGACACCGATGCCATCGCAGGCATCGGCACCATGTCCTTTGACAGTCTGCATCTTTTCGTTACCACGGCTGAGGCCGAAGAGGGAGTCAAGGCATTCAACGAAAAACGAACACCTGATTTCTCGCGCTTCCGTTGA
- a CDS encoding class I SAM-dependent methyltransferase: protein MSELYDNPKYYEIAFSFRDISAEVDVFEECFKRFSKIPVKSVLELSCGNGPHMEELVKRGYQYNGLDLSEAMLTYVRQKARRIGAEINLIQGNMINFTTEPMVDFVYVLLGSLFARNTSDLLSHFNSVARVLKRGGLYLLDWCIQFDQPWTSPGKDTWEIERDGIRVKTTVSWKAVNLISQTFEETIVFEIDDHGKQQTIIGRDVKRAIYPQEFLYFVSNSEHFQFIGWWNNWDLSQPLEQATEITRPIAIVQKT, encoded by the coding sequence TTGTCAGAGTTGTATGATAACCCAAAATACTATGAAATAGCTTTTTCTTTCCGCGATATCTCTGCTGAAGTTGATGTATTTGAAGAGTGCTTTAAGCGTTTTTCTAAAATTCCAGTTAAATCAGTATTAGAACTGAGCTGTGGAAATGGCCCGCATATGGAAGAGCTCGTCAAAAGAGGGTATCAATATAACGGTCTTGATCTAAGCGAGGCCATGTTAACGTATGTCAGGCAAAAGGCTCGCCGCATTGGCGCGGAAATAAACCTCATTCAAGGGAATATGATCAATTTCACAACTGAACCAATGGTTGATTTTGTGTATGTATTGCTGGGTTCTTTGTTTGCCCGGAATACTTCTGACCTGTTGAGTCATTTTAATTCAGTGGCTCGGGTGTTAAAAAGGGGAGGCCTTTACCTGCTGGATTGGTGTATTCAATTTGATCAGCCCTGGACATCACCCGGTAAAGATACTTGGGAGATCGAACGTGATGGTATCCGGGTCAAGACCACGGTTTCATGGAAGGCTGTGAACCTTATCAGCCAAACGTTCGAGGAAACGATTGTCTTTGAAATTGATGATCATGGAAAGCAACAGACCATTATTGGAAGAGATGTAAAAAGAGCGATATATCCACAGGAGTTTTTGTATTTCGTCTCAAACAGCGAGCATTTTCAATTTATAGGCTGGTGGAACAACTGGGACCTTTCTCAACCATTGGAACAGGCGACTGAAATTACTCGCCCCATTGCCATCGTGCAGAAGACCTAG